One genomic segment of Gemmatimonas aurantiaca includes these proteins:
- the gcvT gene encoding glycine cleavage system aminomethyltransferase GcvT, with translation MTAHETSAQASALKRTPLHDIHVALGAKIVPFAGYEMPVQYPAGITVEHKAVREACGMFDVSHMGEVIVRGPDAIRFVSSVTSNDVAALAVGQVHYSTLLRSDGTIVDDLLVYRFADHLMLVINASNRDKDIAHLEAHIGGFECTMEDVSDATALLAIQGPQAPALVASLADVPLDGVKYYWFTEGNVAGIPCIISRTGYTGELGFELYFDAAEAGAMWNAVMAAGQVTPCGLGARDTLRLEAGLCLYGNELDDQVTPLEAGLNWLVKLGKTEPFLGKDVLLRQHQDGTDRKLVGFTFEERAIPRHGYPVIYGGVAIGEVRSGTMSPTLGIPVGTCYLPSAAAVEGTRFEVDIRGKRIPARVVKLPFYKRPGKA, from the coding sequence ATGACCGCACACGAGACCAGCGCGCAGGCTTCGGCGCTCAAGCGTACGCCGCTGCACGACATCCATGTCGCCCTCGGCGCCAAGATCGTTCCGTTCGCCGGCTACGAGATGCCCGTGCAGTATCCCGCCGGCATCACCGTCGAACACAAGGCCGTCCGCGAAGCCTGCGGCATGTTCGACGTGTCGCACATGGGCGAAGTCATCGTACGTGGACCCGATGCCATCCGCTTCGTGTCGTCGGTGACCAGCAACGACGTCGCCGCCCTGGCCGTGGGGCAGGTGCACTACAGCACACTGCTGCGGAGCGACGGCACGATCGTCGACGATCTGCTCGTCTATCGCTTCGCCGATCACCTCATGCTGGTCATCAACGCCAGCAATCGTGACAAGGATATTGCACATCTCGAGGCGCACATCGGTGGTTTCGAGTGCACCATGGAAGATGTTTCCGACGCGACCGCACTGCTGGCCATCCAGGGCCCCCAGGCGCCGGCCCTCGTGGCCTCACTGGCCGATGTCCCCCTCGACGGCGTGAAGTACTACTGGTTCACCGAAGGCAACGTGGCGGGCATTCCCTGCATCATCTCGCGTACCGGGTACACGGGCGAACTCGGATTCGAACTGTATTTCGACGCCGCAGAGGCCGGTGCCATGTGGAACGCCGTGATGGCCGCGGGCCAGGTCACGCCCTGCGGACTCGGCGCACGGGATACGCTGCGTCTCGAAGCGGGCCTCTGCCTCTACGGCAACGAACTCGACGATCAGGTCACGCCACTCGAAGCCGGTCTCAACTGGCTCGTGAAGCTTGGAAAGACCGAACCGTTCCTGGGCAAGGACGTGCTGCTCCGGCAGCACCAGGACGGCACCGATCGCAAGCTCGTGGGCTTCACGTTCGAGGAGCGCGCCATTCCGCGGCACGGGTATCCGGTGATCTATGGCGGGGTCGCTATCGGTGAGGTGCGCAGCGGGACCATGAGTCCGACGCTCGGCATTCCCGTGGGGACGTGTTATCTGCCGAGTGCGGCGGCCGTCGAAGGCACACGCTTCGAGGTGGATATCCGTGGCAAGCGCATCCCCGCGCGCGTGGTGAAGCTGCCCTTCTACAAGCGCCCGGGGAAGGCGTGA